tTATCAAACACAAGCCTAACTGTAATCTGACAGGCTTAGGCAGAAACGCAAAACTGCCTGGGGCATTTGCGATGAGACCACGTGTTCAACATGTGAGTGGCCATACTTGGAGACACATCCATCCCTCACTCCCTAACACATAATTTTCTCATATTATACTACAGACTTGTCAGTTACAAGAACATGACTCAAAGTTATCATTAACCCTActgtaacaaaacattttttcctgggCTTCTCCAATCCTTACACAATTAGGTCAGTGGGAAAGGTTCGTCTTTTTTGTGCAAGCAGTCTGTGCTTGCCTCTAGGATAAAGGCAACTTACAGCACACTTGCATGAATTTGACAGCAGCTATTGTAATGTTGTCACAGAACAGATGTAAGCATTTTTGCTTTACAGCATGCTGCTTAAGGTCTTCTCTGGGCTTGTTAGAGACAAGCATAGATAGTCTACAGACATGAAAATGGAAATCACAACTGATCATATCACAGGCTTGTCCTTATACTTCCCCAATAGAAGCTGCTAGCCTGAAAAACTGTTACTGAAGTTCATTACAGTGCTCTGCCCAGAAGTACCTGCTGAAAACAGTAAAGTTAAGCTACAAACCACATGCTTGTATGTGCTTATGCCCTCATCTCTACTCCTTGAGTTGAAGGCAACAGTACAGAAAAACATTGATTTGTCAGCTCTTCTAGAAAATACCAGCCAAGCCccagacatatatatatatatgacttTAAACAGAGGTGTCATAGGCTACCTTTGAGACTTGATTACTGCCTGTTTAATTAGTACATTTAGGGCTCTGCTGTGGGCAGCAACTCTTTGCGTTAGAGCGTACAAGGAGAGGTTGGTATTTATACAAGCAGTACGAGCCTTCATTACTGCCTGGTTTTGCTTCTCCCCATGCAGTAGAGATAGCCTGGCTAGTTCCCCTATTTGGAGGTACCAGTGAAACTATGTGTCAGCTTCCATCCTAATCCCTTCCTCATCCCCCTAATTCAATGTGGTTCGGGTATTGAGTATGTATATAGATCTGTACAGAATACATGTACTCATGCCTGCCCTCCTGTCTCTTCCAACTGTTGACATGTTCTCTCAATGTATATGTGAAAAACAAGAGTGTTGGAAAACAACTTCTGGGGAAAACACTGATGATTGTTCTCCAGCCTTGGGCTACTCCACCAGGAACAGTTAGCTCTTTGTTGGGGACATCAGCTGGACACATACAAACTGACTGGGGATTTGTTCTGGGCCTCtctgtttcagaaacaaaacgAGAATTCACAGCGGGCTCGTGTTTATCTACAGATTAATTGCCCCTCCTTTCAAGGCAATACTTCTCCATGCTCGTGATCGGGGTAAATTTGTTGAGATTTGCCAAACTGTTGTGGCTGGGTATGGTTTTTCACATGGCCTTCTCTACTctggagaaaataattactAGTACACACTTAACGGGAATGTTAGGGTGACAGAGTAACGTAACAACTAACCTTACATAAGCACGTGCCTTTGCATGCCTGTAGCTCCTGAGCAAAGACCATGAAGTAGCAGGTTCTGCTGCTCCAAAACGCCCTGCTGATTTTCCTGTTTGACCCAAGCAGAACACAGGCAAAATTGAAAGTTTACAAAGCATGCAGAGAACTGGTTCTGCATTTCAGCCTTAGCACGTTCTAATAGGCTCCATTAGTAAACCACTCTATATACCACACTACTTCTGTGGCTTTAGAGATAAGTTTGTAATTGCTATTCAGCatggtttggggctttttttattccccctttTGGTATAGGAGTGTATCACACAGCACCCGGATGAAGTTCTCTGCAAGCAAAGCGTGTTTCCTGTTAAAAGTCATTCCCAGTTATTGGTTTCAAATGTTCCGGAGAGCTTAGCTCAATTTGGCTGCTGCAAGGAATTTGCACAAACTGTGACAAACACGGGAGGTGTTCTCAGAACTCAAACTGTGGAGTTTAATCTGCTCTGTTGTGCTGGTACCTAAATAggcctggagctgcagcaggttAAATGAAGAGTCCAGCTTCCCTCTGTGTATTTTAAGCAGGACAGAATTTCACAATAGCTTTGTATAACCCCTTTGTGCAGATATCCAAGGGCTTAGGGGGCTGATTAGTCTCAAATACCACTCAAAACTGCCAGCCATTATAGAACACTGTCTGTCTTTCATAACATGGCAGCAGAAATCTCGTGAGGGTGGTCTTAGCTTACTTTGCAGCCAGATTTCTACCTACCGTGTTACCCCAGggctaaaaaggaaaagctgtcaTTCTGTACCATCACTCTCATGTAAtcagaggcagggaggggaacgTTATTTACGTGAAATTCTTTCTCCCGAGAGCACAAAAAGAAGTAGGCAGAAAGCCATGGAAACCAGGGGAAGTTACACAAGGGTGCAAAACTGTTTATGGAGCCAGATCACACACTGGACCCAATGTTGCTCATGAGCAGTAGGTGGGGCTTTCGGCATTTGCGTGGGAGCTCTCCAATGAGAcccagaggaggagaaggctaCAACCTTCTGGTTTTCATGACAGCATCTCCctcctgtggggctggggcatgGGCGGAGTTTGACgaaactaaaataaacagaCACGCAGCATCTTGTATGTGCAGCCTCAGAAGGACAGACTGCAATAGCTAGGAGGATAAGGACAGCTTAAAATGTAAGTATGCCtactttctccattttcttaatATAATTAGCAGCTTGTGGAACAGCGTGTTCCGGCTACACTTACGGCATCAGTGTAACCCATGAAGATGCCTGCTATGCTCTCTGTCCCTTCGGGACATGTGttaacagctgcagaaaaacccTAGACATCCTACAATCCTATTTATATGAACAGATAGAAATCTCAAAACTAGGCTTTCCTGTAGATATACAAATGAATTCAACTGTAAATATTTGGAGGATTCTTCTCAGTTTGTCTCCTCCCACTAAGAAAAGCACTGTTTTATgtaattcaaaaatatttcttacatgCAGTCACCAATAGTACTGGCCACAAAGTTATAAGACACAGCTGTGAGAGCTCTAACCAGCAGTTAAGAAAAAGTGTGTCAGAAAGGGGTTGGAATTGGCAAGTACAGAAACAAGGGAGCTACTACAACAGCATGTGCTGAAATGGAGGAACATTCACTCCTATGCTTTCTAACATACCCAGGAAGCACACGAAGAGGAGAAACATGTTTTCTATCAAGTTGTAGCAAGGCGAAAtagaaagtgaatttgacagCAACTCAGTATCGTCTTTGCCTTTGAAATGGCAAtggataaaataaattactgtagGAAGTTTCAGTATAATTACTCACACTTGATTCTAATAAAACGATTGGATTCCTGCTTTATCATTATGCTTTGGCAATTTGTAAATACTATTGACAAAAAGTGTATTAAACTGTCCAGCTTGGGAGCGCGTAGCAGTCCCCGGTGACCAGTCATCCTGGTAAAGCTTGCTGAAGATGTATCTTCAGACTGGGACAGGGAGGGGGACAATGTCTGCTTTTAACTGCTGGCATCTGTCTCCTGCTGATCCTGCCTTGCTTTAGGGTGACAAGTGAAGGAGCTGCTAGAAAAAGCTCAATACGTGAGTGCTTTGTGCACTGCTTATTTTAAGGACTGTAAGTGAAACTAGTGCCAgcaggttttgtcttttttgatAAAAGCTTTTCAACCTCATAGATCCCAGAGAACTCCTTGTAGCCACCTCTAAACCAGGGTACAGAAGGGGATTAACAGTAGTCTAtgtcagaagaaaatggaaacgGATATGGTAGTCAGGTAGCACAAGGCAGTTCctgattttataaaatagtCATGGTACAAAACCATCCATTCACAAACATCATGTTGAAGATGGCATACCTTAAAGACTTTACCACTGGAGGGGGGACATGCTGTGAATTGCATCAGTGCACCTTTAATACTAAAAGCCCATGAAAAAAGTAGAGCCACCAGTGACCGGGCAGTGGTTTCTTGTTGTGTGGGTGGCTATAAACCGTTGAGGAGGtggaggaatgaaaaataacctGAAAGTTTGCTCTGTTGCCCAAGAAACGTGCAATTAAGTTATACTCTAAGACAATGTACTATAATCAGGATAAGTGCTGAATTAACTATGTGCTGTCTTTGCAACGTGAAGCACAAAGGACATCATAACAtaacagaaagcagagattttcTCAGGGATTGACAAATCCAAGGCTCCTAAAACCTCAAGAATTTTAACCAGATGTGATTATTACAGTAGtgattttgattattttcactTGCTTTATTTTGGGACAGGGAAAGGAAGTtgagtgttttcattttcagctttttcctcctgtgtgtAGCCGGGAAAGTAGCTACGTATTCATAAATACAGAAGATCTCATCTATTCATAAGACTCCTGGGCTAAAAGCCTTAAGAAAGGCATCTGCTATAATAAGAGGCCCAATAAAGTTACAGGCACAGTCAATACCAGAGTACCCATCAACACCAACACATTTTCATCCAGGAGCAAAGCAGTTGAACTTCTAAAGTCATTTTTACTCACAGATTTCCACAAAACTGCCACTTGCAGAATCTCAACCTTCTGTTTTGCCGCCAGGAAATGCCTTCACTTCAcagagcagcaaaggcagcataACTCATAAGATGAACATTCCCACATGAGCCTCGAGGTAGTTTCCTGGTCCTGTTGGTTCCTTCAGGGCTAAAAGGATTCCAGCCCGTGTTGAATCACTGGGGATAAGCAGTGGAATCCAAACCTTTCACAATTTCAGGGATGATTGCCTTTTAGAAAGCATCTATCCTTTACCTGAACTTTTCCAGTCACTTCTCAGTGTAGCAAGTGTTACTGAAAGGTTGGAAACCAGAGGCTGAGGAAAAGCTCTCTGACATCAGGCAGAAAAGCCCTAGTGCTTTCTTCTGCCCCATATATCCCACATTGATTGAGGAGAGGCCAATGAACCATATCTGCCTTTCAGCTCTGGCAAGATGATCAAATCCTTCAAGCAAACATTTCTGTCCCTGGACCTGCAGTCCCCTCGGTGGAGCTCCGCAGACACGATGGTAACTGGGGAACAGAGCTCTCTGCAGtcagggtgctgcagagctAAGGTGGATTTGGGATTCTCGGTCTGATGAGTGTGGAGGAGCTGGGAAGTATTACTACGGACACTGCTCACACCTAATTGCAAAGGGGGAGAGGAACACCTATTTATTAGCTATTAAGAGCTCAGCTTAAAGCAGAACAACATGGTTTTGCAAGGGAGGCATCAGTTAGGTGTTGGGGGTATTCGTAGAGTCTGCAGCAAAGAGGCTGCCCAGTGCTATCTCATTGCAACAATACTTTCATGCTGATTTGGAAAAAGCAGCCATTTAATTTGTCATCTTGAATAATCATCTCATGGTTACCATGACTTTTGCTACCTTTCAGGCAAAGGATTATGAACTGCGTCAGTATGAGACGGCAAAGTGGGTCAGCACAGTCATTAGGGGAGAAAGCCAGAAGGAGGCGATGCGCCAGGGCTTCTGGAAACTCTTCCACTACATCCAAGGGAAGAATGAGCAAGGTACAATGTGCTGGCTTTGTGCAAGAAGCACAAACACAAGATGGAGCCAAATAGTATAAAACAGTAGATGAGTTGGAGGACACAGCTAGTGTTCCTAATCTAACACCCATGTGCCTCCATTAGGCCACTCAATCCCCAAGGCTGCTTTTGGTTTCTGCTTTTAGGGTAAGCCTGCAGGACCCCTTCCAGCAGCATTCAGGCACAGcttgcaactttttttccttgcctctaGAAATGAAGATTGACATGACTGTGCCAGTGACATGCCTGATAAAATCTGGCTGCACAGACTTCAAGATCTCTTTCTTTGTGCCATTTGAACACCAGGACTCCCCACCACAGCCCACAGACTCAGATGTGTTTATTGAGGAACGGAAGGCAGCAGGGATCTTTGTCCGGTAAGCAGCATCAGCACAGCTCACACGTGAAGGTAGCTACTGAAAGAATAGCTACTCTTAATAGAGTCTGGACTGCTCTTGCTTAGAGCTGATTTTTAACTGTGGATTCAGAGCCTTGATTGGCAAAACCTGAGCATTTAGAAATCTTTATCCTTGGGTCTCTTACTAAGAGCAAAGAAATAACCAAGTTTTGAAACATACATTCTTCAGCAAACTCTTGAATATTGCATTGAGTGGACTTTATAGAAATGCAGCCTACAACATCCTCTTCCCTTGGGCACATTCTCTGCTGTGCTACGGAACAACTAAATCACTCTTCCATCCCTCTTTAGTTGTAGCATCAAACTCCCACAGTTCTTTATTACAGGAAAAGCATCCAAAGCTACTCTTGCCCTCTCTTGCATGTATTACAGCCACAGGCAACAATCTGTGTCAGGTAATACTCTCAGAATTGCAAGCAACCAGTTTAAAAACTCctgccttttaaaatagcatACATAGCCATATGTTCCCTGAGAGCTACTTCTGCATAGTGCACCTATTAACTACTAACTGCATCAGAAGTGCTCAAACACTGCATGCTTTGCAAGCCTGAAGTTtcctttatgaaaacaaaaaacagggGCTTGAACTCTTAACATAATCCCCCTCCCTTGTCACTTCTACCAGGTCCTTCGGTGGATTTGCCTCCCCAGAGAAATATGCCGAGGAAGCTGAAGTCTTGGCCAGAATCTTAAGAAAGAGAGGCCAACCATTCCATGAAGACTTCTTCTACACTGCAGGCTATGACAGTCCCTTCAAGCTCTTTAACAGGCACAATGAAGtgtggtattttaaaaagtagtatGGTGGGGAGGGGAGTATTAAGATACTACTAATCAGCTCTGCATGAAAACAAGCCTTATTAATGGCTTTTGCTTTAGTGCAGAAGAGATTTAATTTGCACATGGACACAGGATCATGTCTAATTCATTTTCTCTAGGATGAAATATTATTCTGGCTAAGAAGATTTCAGCTCTTTCTAtaatatgtaatttaaattCCAGTAGATTGTACCAGCAGGAGTGGGAGGGAGATATGACAAACCTATTCCTCCTATTGAAGGGTTCTAGGGAGCATTAATCTGAAAATAGTCCTGCAGAACAGATTGGTTGTCTAGTTTTACTTCTCATTAGAAGTGCTACAGCAATAGCTCAAGTGTATGGAGCATGAGTTCTTCACAGAGCTCACTCTCCCATACTGCTATCATTCttgagacagaaaaatggggaaagtcaaatttttccagagaagaaaCCTACCGTTAATGAATTTTGGGATGCAGCAATACCTTAGCAGGCCCTAGTGCCTCATAAGCAGGTTTTTTAAATAGTAGTATCAAAATCTCCCATCTCcccatttaattattttttcctcatggaGGCTAGATACTGTCTTGCTCCAGACTAATGCCAGTGACCAGATTAGACTAAGAGTCCAGTGGAAAAGGGTTAGCAGTGTCCAAGCTGTAATGCTTATTCTGTGCCTGAACACGTAATACCAGACTTACTGGTGGCCTGTCACTTTAGGAGCAAATACACAAGTAGTAGTGTTTAGCTCTCACCAACAAACCACTAATTATTACTTATTTAGCTTTGTCCAAATCTTTGTATTGGTCAGGTCAACTACAGCCTGCAGACTAGCAACATCTGACACCTAAGTTAAGACACTTGCAGGACTAGCATTTAAACTAGTTTAGTCCCTGGTCTAAATCAAGCATTTGAAGCTTTTATAGAGTAGCCTGCAGCTGTTTTACAGCAAGCTATTCAAGTCAGAAAGCAGTTCACAACAAGTAGAGTTTACAAGTTTTTATTGGTTCCAATCAGCATCAGGCAAACATTAACAGTGTGGTAAAAAAAcctttggcttttttaatgctgttcaTGCAAGTGTAACCCACTGTTTTGCAATCTTCCACCTATTAAGACAGACAGAAGAACCATTATAAGGCACCAAATCCACACAAGAGGCTTGCTGGGAACAACTCAGACCTTAGATTTTCATCTCTGTTCAGAGAGAGAGTTCAGGCTAAGGTTATCATCATTTGTTCCAGCAAATAAATTGTTATTACTATAGTTACACTCACCTTCTCAGTTCTTCATACAGGAATTTAAAGTTGCCTCGTCACCTAAAGCAAGAAAACACAATTAACATACACAGTAGCACAACTGCTAAAAGCTCCACAGCAACTTTGCAGCCTCAGAGAAAAGTGGAACGGAAATTGTAATATCACAGTAATTCATTTGGCAGAATCAAATTTCATCAGTGGCTACAAGTATTCCCAGAAGCTTAAACAAAATTCATCTGCTGGGTGGTCTTACCTAATGAAGTTACAGACAGGACAGTCCTTTcctgagaaagagagaagctgTATCAGAATAGACATCACTATATGTAAGTTTAATTATTTATCTATGAAATTCTATTTACTAAACTCATTTTACCTACAAGGAGGCTGCGTTTCAGCTGGCAACTGGCAAGAACTTTAACTTGCAACACCCAACTAGGATATACAAAGCTTACAAATCATAACTGAaccagaaatacagaattactAACATTGGAAGAATCAGGGAAGTGTAGAAAGCTACTATTTGCTTTCTGATACTGTCTCTCCCCAATGTAAAGTTGTATTCAACATAACTAAGGCTAGCAAAAATTACCAAGTAGTGACAACCACAGCATATAGGGttggtgttttgcttttttcttaattcaagCGTGCAGTGTTGTAGTGTCAGTTCACAGGATAGCCGGATACATCCGATATGAGCTATGACAGTTGTTTGCTACTGTGCATTCTGCTCTGTACTAAGTTATCAACACTGTATTGGCTGAAGTGGTCTCCACTGACTCAGTTCCTTTATATTTCTACTGTGTAAAGACATCCAGCAATAAACCCCCAGTTTTTAGAGTCAGAGGCCACATCTTCTGTTAATACAAACAGAACTCTACATAAAGTATACCATTAACTACCAGACCTATGATAGGACTGATTTTAGGCACCACTATCCAGGCATTTAGCACAAAGACAATATTCCAGTAATTAAACCTCGTGTACTCTACACTTACCTCAGAGATAAGTCAGTCTTGTTTCTCACACAAACTCCCTACAAGCTTCACTAACAAGTGAAAATTTATTAACACTCTCCTTGGCAGCACTTCAAAAGTTAGTCTGAATGCATGTACTGTTTCAGTGCAAGAGTCCTCCTCAGTCTCTTTCAGAGAGATTCCCATTGCTTAGAATTAATCATCACAAACAGTACATGCTTAGAGAAGCTCAATGTTTTGTTACTTTTGTCTGCCCTTAGAGGACCTGACCTCAGCATTTCAGACCTTACCCCCAACCACATCTCCATTCACATCACATAAAAGCTCTAATCTAGCCAGTGAGACAAATAATTTACCACATTCCTCTATTTAAGATCAGCACTACTCCCTGCAAAAGCCTACTACTTGATTTAACCTGTAAAAAGTTAAATAGCAAATAACTGCACTGGTTTTGGTTGGCAGTGCAGAGCTTGTGCTAGGTCACACACATTCTTTGTTATTAAGAAGAAACTCAAGCAGTCCATAGCAGTTACATTATTTCAACTGGTCCACgctatttcttttcagttacgGAAAGCTGTTAACATTCTGAAGTAATAGTCTTATTTATGGcaactgagaagcagcagcttacCAAGTAAGAAGCATCTGTCAAAGTATCCAGCAGTTCTCCCACACTCAGATCTAGGATACACACATAAGAAATGTCAGTCCAGTTAAGACTTCCAGAAATCCTTTGTCCATTACTGTTACAATCATCACCGTATCTTATCACAGTCTTTAGTCAAAGCATGAGATTCAGTCCCTAGCACCTTGGGTAAGTAAAGCTTGTAGGCTGCTAGTAAACTGTCATCTATTGGTAGAGGTAAGAAAATACTCAAGGAACCTTCTGCTTAACACTGCAGCTACACTGCAATTAGAGGCCAGCATCTAGAAACTTCCCC
This Grus americana isolate bGruAme1 chromosome 8, bGruAme1.mat, whole genome shotgun sequence DNA region includes the following protein-coding sequences:
- the HEBP2 gene encoding heme-binding protein 2 — protein: MIKSFKQTFLSLDLQSPRWSSADTMAKDYELRQYETAKWVSTVIRGESQKEAMRQGFWKLFHYIQGKNEQEMKIDMTVPVTCLIKSGCTDFKISFFVPFEHQDSPPQPTDSDVFIEERKAAGIFVRSFGGFASPEKYAEEAEVLARILRKRGQPFHEDFFYTAGYDSPFKLFNRHNEVWYFKK